AAGGCGAAGAGGGTCATTTGCACTTCTTCGAGAATATTTGGTGCGGGACCACCTGTAGCCACGAAGAAGCCTGCTGATTTGCGCCATTCGATTAATTTGCTTTTTAGTTCTAAACAGATGCGTTCTGCGGTCTTTTTGCCCACTCCGGGCGCTTGAATTAAGATTTGTATATTAGCAGCGATGATGGCTTGGACTAATTCTGGTAATTCCAGAGTGTCCAATAAGGCGATCGCGCTTGCTGCCCCAATTCCACTTACAGTTAAAAAGTGGCGAAACAAATCTCTTTCTGCTGGTGAAGCAAAGCCATATAGGAAAGGCACTTCTTCCCGAATTTGGTAATGGGTAAATATTTGTACTTCCCCACCCGTTGCTGGTAACTGCTGTTCCAGTCGTTGGGGAATTTGTAAATCGTACCCGATGCCATTTACTTCTAGAGTCAGTATGACGCGATTCGCGCCACATTTTTGCACACCAGCAACCAAACCTTTTAGATAGCTAATCATTAAATAAAGCCAAAGTGTTTTAAGCCTTCGAGAATTCCACCTGCACAAAAGTTTTGTGCGAGGTAACGATAGTCAGCGGGATTTTCATTGTGCCATTCAAGTAATTCCGGACGGGCATTTCCGACGAGAATTCCTCTTTCGTTCCCCACGGCAAATAAAGCAATATCATTGCCAGAATCACCACAGACAACTGTTTTCTCTGCTGCAATTCCCCACTTTTGGCGGAGAAATTGCATAGCCTGACCCTTATCGCTGTGGCGGGGCACGATGTCAAGGTCAACACCGCTGCTATAGATTAACTTTATATTTAAACCACATTTTGACAGATTTGTGTCAAGTAATGGTAAAATTTTATGTGCTGATTCTTCTTTGAGAAAAAAACTTATCTTAAAAGGACGCTGTTCT
The window above is part of the Tolypothrix sp. NIES-4075 genome. Proteins encoded here:
- the ruvA gene encoding Holliday junction branch migration protein RuvA, coding for MISYLKGLVAGVQKCGANRVILTLEVNGIGYDLQIPQRLEQQLPATGGEVQIFTHYQIREEVPFLYGFASPAERDLFRHFLTVSGIGAASAIALLDTLELPELVQAIIAANIQILIQAPGVGKKTAERICLELKSKLIEWRKSAGFFVATGGPAPNILEEVQMTLFALGYTAHEVSHALHVVSEDIGLPKDAYVEDWIKQAIALLSSEQVEY
- a CDS encoding sucrose-phosphate phosphatase; protein product: MDRFLFVTDLDNTFVGNDEALTELQQTLSEHRQKYGTKIVYATGRSRVLYRELQIEKNLIEPDALVVSVGTEIYLDESDTPDSAWSERLADGWNRDLVLAQTAKHPELVPQPDSEQRPFKISFFLKEESAHKILPLLDTNLSKCGLNIKLIYSSGVDLDIVPRHSDKGQAMQFLRQKWGIAAEKTVVCGDSGNDIALFAVGNERGILVGNARPELLEWHNENPADYRYLAQNFCAGGILEGLKHFGFI